DNA from Rosa rugosa chromosome 6, drRosRugo1.1, whole genome shotgun sequence:
gccctacctGCAATTGTTGACTTGTTGCccatcaaagaagaaaaaagaaacacagagaagaagaagaagagcgaagatcagaagagataaagaagaaagagaaaaaatagttttctttttgtgataaaaaatttcaaaaaataatatttaaatataACTAATTCATTGGACTAAAAATTTGTCAAAAATGACCATGACACGTCATCCTTCAAATTCGAATTTGACACAAGCTTTTTGACCAAcccgttggagatgctcttaacTGTTTTTACTCCATGAAGAAAGGTATAACAAAAGAATGGAGTATGGACGACTGCATTTTTGAATGGGAAAAAACATACAAACAATTTTTTGAATGGGAAAAAACAtacaaacaatttttttttttttttttttttttttaaaaaaaccccaccccatattcccacccttgatggggctcgaactcctgacctcttatatatgagaccaaagccttaccaccccaccaaacacacacacccaaaaaaataatacaaaCAATACTCAAACTATGGCCGACTCCGAATTTCTGTACCTaagttttcaaaactatcactttggtacctgaagttcggATCCCGACccaacattagtacctaaaacactGTTGGCCGTTACGGCGTTAGCCAAGTAGCAAAATTTGAGGGGTATTCTCGTCCCTTCActcaatctcttcttcctctcgctttcttcgtcttcttcttcctcccaactctccttgtttctctcatctcttcttcttcctcaagctcagattaaaaattaaaaattaaaaaacattgATGTCTCACGTCTGGGATCAATCccaaatcttcatcttcttgaaTTGGGTATGAATCCACCCTAAATATCACATAGCGGTGAACCTTCTTCCTCTGCAGTTCCATAAAAGTGTTGTTGCTGTGCTCAGCCGCAGCCATGGCACACGAAGCATTCGGCTGCAAACAAAACCCAACTCTGTCATATAAACACAGCACCATCTAAACTCTTTTCACCAAACACCAATCAAACAACAATCTGGGTCATGCAAATATACCCAGAAAACAATAGATCATAAAGTTTTAAGCTTTAATGTTAGCTCAAAGAACAAAAACGAAAAAGCTTTAAGCTTTATTCTACAGTAACCAGATAAATACTGAAAAACTCAGCTGGGTACTTAGAGAAACATGGGTTTCGACACAAAATCTTGAACTCTTCACCAAACCAACAAAGATCAAATAaccaaagagagagaaaagcaaatCAGATCACATCTGGGATCAATCCCAGATCTTCATCCTCTCAAATTACCAGCACAACATCTCCATTCCTTCCTCCTTTCTCTTCCACCTTCTCTTCTCCTCTCATACTCTTCTTCCAACCTCCAAATTCCACCTCTccttgaaaaccaaaaacagatAGAGAGAGGAGCCATGTCTTTCTCTGCTGCCACCACCCACCCCCTCCACTTCCACACCACCATCGTCGCCGCCGCCAGATCCAATGAATTAAAACACAAATGAACGTGGAGTCCAGCACCCGGCCGCTCTACCAGATGATGCTCGAGACCCCAAAGCTCTGTTGGTCCGTCATCCGCAAATTTTGAAAGGCACTTCCATCTGGGGCACGAGGGATTGCCCCATTGGAGCCCGTTTCTAAAGCTCTGCAACTTGTCTGTTGCTTCGCTCTTTTGGGTTGTGATCTCAGAgctagaggaggaggaggagacagTTTGTTTTGAAGCTTTGACTTCAAATTATGGTGAAGTTTGAGCGGGGTTTATGGCGAGATTTGATTGGTATGGTGTGGGTGGCTGGATTGATCTGGTGATGAGCTTTTGGTTTAAGTAGGAGATAGAGAGGGTATGGATTAACAGGAGACCAATTGCAGATTGAGAAattggtgaagaagaagacgaagaacgcgagaggaagaagagattgagTGAAGGGACGAGAATGCCCCTCAAATTTTGCTACTTGGCTAACGCCGTAACGGCCAACagtgttttaggtactaatgttggGTCGGGGTccgaacttcaggtaccaaagtgatagttttggaaACTTGGGTACAGAAATTCGGAGTCGGCCATAGTTTGgatactgtttgtatttttttccctttttgaaTCCCATGAGTTCAAACCTTGAAAATCATACCCTAAATTTGAGAAAAGCTTGAGCTTCAAATCTTCATGAGTAAGATAGTTGATTGATACGAAGTATGAATTATAAATCGCTATCCCGATCAATTTCTAAAGCTTAACTAGCCTAGAAGCTTTGAACATGAATTCACAAACTTCAAATTTCAAAGGTTCTCTAGTACAAGCTACGATTTGAAATTGTAACATGAGTTTTCAAAATAGTAGTAATACATAAAATAGAATCGCGGATGAGAAATTTTAATATAATGTAGTCTTTTCTATGACACGAGAAGAGTCTTTGCTGATCATAAAAAACTATGcggaaaaaattgaaatttttttggaCACACACACTAGGGCCGTTAAAACTCCACCGGCCAACCCGAGACTCCATACCCGACCCGaatatacaaacagtacccagaGTGCACCGAAAGAGGAACTAAATCCCCAAAGCAAAGCTGATTGTCATCTTCATTCAGCTCTACAATCCCCTCAGTCAGGGTGAGCTCACCTCCATCCCAAACCTCCTCTCCTTCAATTCACACTCCCAATTTTCGATTCCACTGCTTCTATTCACGACCCAACTAGGGTTTCactgtttttgatttttgattttctgACGtgacagagaaagagagttggTGATCGGAGCAAATGGGAGGAGGCGAGCATGCACACGGCGAGGGGGCCCACGGCGGAGACTTCAGGGCGAAGGTGTGGAGCATGAGCGGTGGGCCCTACTGCAGGCCCAAGCACTGGAAGCGCAACACGGCGTTCGCCATGTTCGGAGTCTTCCTCATCTGCATTCCCATCGCCATGAAATCCGCCGAGCTCGAGGTTTGTTCACCTCACCGAAACTCAACTCCTTTCTCTTTTGGTTTCCAC
Protein-coding regions in this window:
- the LOC133716655 gene encoding uncharacterized protein LOC133716655 produces the protein MTREESLLIIKNYAEKIEIFLDTHTRAVKTPPANPRLHTRPEYTNSTQSAPKEELNPQSKADCHLHSALQSPQSGERELVIGANGRRRACTRRGGPRRRLQGEGVEHERWALLQAQALEAQHGVRHVRSLPHLHSHRHEIRRAREAKHRKLLLNVGGPDMVSCVQMAGTVADIRGFNLSLIKSVSASSVDHVVVSPADISMDISKLVQTLGISPISFGDCVGLTVEL